AACGTCCCGAGGGGGACCGCCGCCAGAATCCCTACCTCTTCTTCAAGCCCCCGAGGATCGCCATCGCTCACGAGCAACCGATACTCATGAAGCCCGGGCGCGAGCAGCTCGACTGGGAATGCGAGCTCGCCGTCGTCATCGGAAAGCCGGCAAGCCACGTGCCCATCGCCAAAGCGAGGGAGCACGTCTTCGGCTACACGATGATGAACGACGTCGGCGACCGTGAGGGCCGGGGCGACAATCGATATGGCTCCGATTGGCTCGTGTGGAAGAGCTCGGACACCTTCGCGCCGCTCGGCCCGTTCATCGTTCCCAAAGAGTTCGTCGCCGATCCGCAGAGCCTCGACATCTGGTTCGATCTCTCGCGCCAACGCATGCAAGACGCGAATACCGAGCTGATGCAGCACAGCATCGACGAGCTTCTACACTTCGCCTCGAACAACCTCATCCTTCGCCCCGGCGACGTCATCGCCACGGGAACTCCCTCGGGCGTGGGGATGGCCCGCACGCCCCCCATTTTTATGAAACCGGGTGACGTGGCCGAGTGCTCGGTGGAAGGCATTGGAACGCTCCGAAACCCGATCGCGATGTGGTCCGATGTCATGAGGCGGTAGGCTTCGATTGAAAGTGATCGACGCATCGGCATATGCTTCGCCATTCATCAAGGAGGAAAACGCTCATGCAATCTTCTCGAAGGACGGCCGTCAGGCTCACGCTCCCGCTAGCGCTGGCCGTTTTGCTGTCCACTGCCACGATGGCCGCCCCGCAATCGGCGGGCCAGGTGCAAGACCAGCCCGCGAGCAATATGGACATCCTGCGGGACAAGCTCAAGGCGGACAAGAAGCTTCTCATTGCCGAGAATCTGGGTCTCACCGAGGCGCAGTCGGCGAAGTTCTGGCCGATTTACGAGGAGTACCAGAAGGAGCTCGAGGGAATCAACCAGCGGCTCGGGCAAGTCATCCAGAGTTATGCCACCGAGTACAACGCGAGCACTCTGACCGACGCGAAGGCGAAGTCCCTGATGGAGGAAGCGCTCTCCATCGAGGAGGCGGAGGTCACGCTCAAGAGGAAGTACCTGTCCAGACTCGATGGCATCATTCCCGCCATGAACGCGGTGCGCTACCTCCAGATGGAGAACAAGATTCGGGCCCTCATCCGTTTCGATCTGGCCGCGAACATACCTCTCGTGGAGTAGCCGTCCGGCCGAGAGAACGAAGATTCAGGCCGCTCGAAAATGGTTCGCCCTCGAGAAGGTCGCTGTGTCGTCGAAACGAACGCCGTTTGCCCGAAGCACGGGAAAGACGTCGTGGGCGATGAGCTGCCGGATATAGAACGGCTGCTCGACGACGTAATGATGCAGGGCGTGGGTGGAGCCGAAGTTGAAGCAGAAGAGCTGCAGCGGCCATAGGTAGAATGGCCGGAGCACCTGCGTTTCCTCGTCGAGGCTCGAGACGTCCCCGTAGTAGTGAACGTTGGAGGAGATGAGCGTGAGAGAGGCCTGCCGCAGGGTGTTGGGAAGCACCCAACCGACGGCGAGCACGTCGATCGCAGGATGAGGGAAGCGAAGGACGAAGCCCAGCGCGACCAGCGCAAAGACGGGATAGACGGGAATCGAGGCGAGCGCAAGATCTCGTCGCCGGAAGCCGGGAATCTCGCGCGAAAGCCTCCGCGCGTTCAGCAGGAAGGCGAGTGCGCCGTCCAGGGTGACTGCCGCGCGCCGGATGCCCCATGGCGTCCCCAGACCGAGTATGCGCTCCTCGACGTCGGTGTTCGAGCCCGAGGCGCGATGATGATGGAAGTGGATCTTACGGCGGTACCAGCCGTGCACGACGTTTCCGCGAAAAACCCAGACGAGAAGCATCATCGCGTTGTGGACGAGGGGCTTACCTCGGAAATAGAGGAAATGGATGAGGTCGTGCTCGATCTCGTGCAGGATCGAAGCGAAAAAAGCGTTGCCAAGCAAGCACGCGTACCAGGGGATCCGCCCGGTAGCATATAGCGCGCCCAGAGCGAACATCCCGGCGAGGGCCAGCAGAAACCACGTCGCGCCCACGCCGTTCTGATGACGCAGCAGGGGATGGCGGCTGAGCGCTCGCTCCTCCGCCGAGCGAATGGCGTTTCTCACCCGTTGAGCGCGCTCGTCCATCCCGGGTAGGATAACGCACCATGACATCGGTTTACGACCCAATTCGCTGACGGCCTCGATGAGCGACGAGGTAACGGAGCTCTTCGATGCCGTGCGGGCCCTCTTCGTCGAGAAGATCCCCTTCA
This is a stretch of genomic DNA from Vicinamibacteria bacterium. It encodes these proteins:
- a CDS encoding fumarylacetoacetate hydrolase family protein gives rise to the protein MLALFFLATLASPEPFKLGTFERNGDEVIGIVLRDRYVIELARANASLERRFPLWVKLPMPEDMGELIGRYDYGMRERIHAIVEALAESLDDERRPSYVHDLDELIVLPPVRPGVILAAALNYWAHAQEMTTGAPAEMSDASALDDSPVSMDHFWQRPEGDRRQNPYLFFKPPRIAIAHEQPILMKPGREQLDWECELAVVIGKPASHVPIAKAREHVFGYTMMNDVGDREGRGDNRYGSDWLVWKSSDTFAPLGPFIVPKEFVADPQSLDIWFDLSRQRMQDANTELMQHSIDELLHFASNNLILRPGDVIATGTPSGVGMARTPPIFMKPGDVAECSVEGIGTLRNPIAMWSDVMRR
- a CDS encoding fatty acid desaturase; this translates as MDERAQRVRNAIRSAEERALSRHPLLRHQNGVGATWFLLALAGMFALGALYATGRIPWYACLLGNAFFASILHEIEHDLIHFLYFRGKPLVHNAMMLLVWVFRGNVVHGWYRRKIHFHHHRASGSNTDVEERILGLGTPWGIRRAAVTLDGALAFLLNARRLSREIPGFRRRDLALASIPVYPVFALVALGFVLRFPHPAIDVLAVGWVLPNTLRQASLTLISSNVHYYGDVSSLDEETQVLRPFYLWPLQLFCFNFGSTHALHHYVVEQPFYIRQLIAHDVFPVLRANGVRFDDTATFSRANHFRAA